One region of Vibrio cidicii genomic DNA includes:
- a CDS encoding HAD-IA family hydrolase: protein MEPITLEINQIRAVVFDLDNTLVTSSLDFVSMRQALGCPEQEDLLSFVDKLPDAAQRAHAQHIILQHEMADAQSSTPLPGCHALLAFIKQRAWRCAIVTRNCLAASELKLAHNDIEVEKLITREHCAPKPDPEALLQLADEWQLRHHQVLYVGDYLYDLQAAKNANMPSCLVSNALEKPYANQASITVARLDDLLSYLQTALTASAG, encoded by the coding sequence ATGGAACCAATTACATTAGAAATCAATCAAATACGAGCGGTTGTTTTTGATTTGGATAACACCTTAGTCACCTCGTCACTGGATTTTGTCTCCATGCGCCAAGCACTTGGTTGCCCCGAACAGGAAGATTTGCTCAGTTTTGTTGATAAGCTACCCGATGCGGCGCAGCGGGCACATGCTCAGCACATCATCTTGCAGCATGAGATGGCCGATGCGCAAAGCTCAACCCCATTACCGGGTTGTCACGCTTTACTGGCTTTTATCAAACAAAGAGCGTGGCGCTGCGCGATTGTCACCCGCAACTGTCTGGCAGCCAGTGAACTCAAACTGGCGCACAATGACATCGAAGTGGAAAAGCTGATCACCCGGGAACATTGCGCGCCTAAACCCGATCCCGAAGCGCTGCTGCAATTAGCCGACGAATGGCAGTTACGACACCATCAGGTGCTGTATGTCGGTGATTATCTGTATGATTTACAAGCCGCAAAGAATGCCAATATGCCATCTTGTCTGGTGAGTAATGCGCTGGAAAAACCGTACGCCAACCAGGCCTCCATCACTGTGGCCCGGTTGGATGATTTGCTCAGCTATTTGCAAACGGCGCTAACAGCCAGTGCAGGTTAG